A genomic stretch from Kogia breviceps isolate mKogBre1 chromosome 1, mKogBre1 haplotype 1, whole genome shotgun sequence includes:
- the LOC136793533 gene encoding small proline-rich protein 2D-like → MSSQEQQCKQQCKPPPVCPHKCPDPCSPTKVKDPCPQKKDTDPCSPKKDTDPCQPKECQKKCPPVTPVQQCEQKCPPKNK, encoded by the coding sequence ATGTCTTCTCAAGAGCAGCAGTGCAAGCAGCAGTGCAAGCCACCTCCAGTGTGCCCACATAAGTGCCCTGATCCTTGCTCACCTACCAAGGTGAAAGACCCTTGCCCACAGAAAAAGGACACCGACCCTTGCTCACCGAAAAAGGACACCGACCCCTGCCAGCCTAAGGAGTGCCAGAAGAAATGTCCTCCTGTGACACCTGTTCAGCAATGCGAGCAGAAGTGCCCACCCAAGAACAAGTAA